The DNA window GGTTCAGGCCCGCGCGGACGCCGACAAGTTCGCAAGCCGCTGAGTGATTTCGGTGCGCCTGCGATCGCTGACCCTCTTTGCCACGCTGGTTGTGAGTCATGTTGACGACCAGAGTGGGGAGTTGGGTTGTGTCGATCAGTCCGGGGTTCACGGCTGCGGAGATTCATGATTTCGTCGTTGAGTATCACTTGCAGCCTTATGGCCAGAAGGAGGCCTGGCGTGCTGCTCAGGGGGTTTCTGTCCGCCAGTTGAGGCGCTGGGAAGCCACGGTGTTCGCCGGTGATCTCGACCGGGGCCTGATTCCGCGAGAGGGTAGTGGTATGACAGGTCCCCCTGGGAGACGAGCGGCGTTCGTTCAGGCGAAGACGGCAAAGCAGGAACGCGAGGCGGCCGAACTGGCTGGGTTGCGGGCGCGGGTCCGCGAGCTCGAGGCGACCAACGAGGCGTTGGGAAAAGCTATCGGGCTCTTGCACGAATTGAACGTGCCAGGGCCCGACTCCACCCCGACGATCCGCAATCTCGACGATTCCTCGACGCCGAGAACGGACTCGTCGCCGAGCTGACCGCGGCGACCGGTTCGCAACGGCAAGCGCTGGCGATGATCGATCTGTCGCGCTCGAGCTGGCACTACCGATCGCACCCGCGCCCGCGCGTGGCCGACCCGGTGCCGCACAAGGATCGGGCCTACCCCTCGCGTATCGGCGTCTCCGACCGTGCGGCGATCGCCGAACATATCCTCGCCGGCTGGCTGACGGGGATGTCGGTGGATCAGTCCTTCGCCGAGATGTGGGATGCCGGTGTGGTGTTGGCGTCGCGGCGGTCGTGGTGGCGCATCGCGGCCGCGATCGAGGATCAAAGTGCGCGGCCGGTCGCGCCGACCCGTTCGAATAACAAGGCGCCACGGTCGGCGCCGGTGCTCAAAGCGACCGGACCGCAACAGATCTGGAGTTGGGATATCACCGACTTGCGGAGCCCGTGGCGTGGTGTGGCGTTCAAGGCGTACTCGATCATCGACATCTACTCCCGCAAGATCGTGGGCTGGCGGGTCGAGGAACGCGAGTGCGACGACATGGCCGTGGAGATGTTCGAGACCGCGTTCACCGAACACGGACCACCCTTGGTGGTGCACGCCGATTCCGGGCCGGCGATGCGCTCCACCGTGCTCAAGGACCTCCTCGCCGATCTCGGAATCGGCCGGACCCACAACCGGCCCCACGTCAGCAACGACAACCCGTACTCCGAATCGGAGTTCCGCACGATGAAGTACCGACCGAACTACCCGGGCGTCTTCGACGATCTCGACGCCGCCCGCGCCTGGGTGAGCGCCTACGTGCCTTGGTACAACCAGCACCACCGCCACAGCGGCATCGCGCTGTTCACTCCGGACGAGGTTCACAGCGGAACGTGGACGCGGCAATGGGATCGCCGCGACCACGCCCTACAGGCCTACTACGACGCCCACCCCGAACGCTTCCGCAACCGTCCACACACCAACAGTCCCAGCCCCGTCGTCGGCATCAACCTCCCCGCCGAAACCGACCCCAACCGACTCCACGCAGCTTGACAACGCCCGTGATCGAACGTACGCGCACCGAAATCGCCGCTCAGATGGCGCGGATCCTGATGGGTCCGCGCCACTGCGCGTCCGGGTCGAGCACCTCGCCATGCTGCATGATCTCCACTTCGCCGGCTCTCGCGAGGTCTCGCGAGATGTGGCGGGCCTGCTCCATCAGGTCACGCCACTGATCACCGCCGACCGCGCGTGCGGCGTCCGACGGGCAGATGGTTTTGGCAGGCGCCCGCTCGTGGGCCAGCGCCAGGATCGCCTCGCGTAGTTGCGTCTCACTCACTGATCGGGAGAAGCCCGTTTACCCGGGCCTTGAAACCGTTTCTGTAACACGTTCTAATCTGATGGCATGAGCGACTCCCTGCTGCGTCACCCCATCCACTCCGGGCACCTCACGGTCGGCGCGCTGAAGCGCAATAAGGACAAACCGGTCCTGTTCCTCGGCGACACCACGATGACCGGCGGCGAGCTGGCCGAGCGCATCAGCCAGTACATCCAGGCCTTCGAGGCGCTGGGGGCGGGCACGGGAGTCGTCAGCGGGCTGCTGGCCCTCAACCGGCCCGAGGTGCTGATGATCCTCGGCGCCGGCCAGACGCAGGGCTATCGGCGCCTGTCACTACACCCTCTCGGCTCGCTGGACGACCACGCATACGTCCTCAACGACGCCGGCGTCACGTCACTCACCATCGATCCGAACCCGATGTTCGTCGAACGGGCCAGGGGACTGCTGGAGAAGGTCCCCGGCCTCAAGCAGATCCTGACGATCGGGCCGGTGCCCGAGGAACTGGCTGACAGCGACGTCACAGCGGTAGACCTGACCGCCGAGGCCGCGAAGTACTCGCCAAAGCCGTTGGTCGCCGCTGATCTGCCGCCAGACCATATCGGTGGCATGGCCTACACCGGCGGCACGACCGGCAAACCCAAGGGCGTGATCGGCACCGCTCAGTCGATCACCACGATGACGACTATTCAGCTCGCAGAGTGGGAATGGCCCGAGCGCCCCAAGTTCCTGATGTGTACCCCGCTGTCGCATGCGGGTGCGGCGTTCTTCGTGCCGACGATCATCAAGGGCGGCGAGCTGGTAGTGCTCACCAAGTTCGATCCAGCCGAGGTGCTGAAAACCATTGAGGAGCAGAAGATCACGGCGACCATGCTGGTGCCGTCCATGATCTACGCGCTGATGGACCACCCGGATTCGCAGACCCGCGACCTGTCGTCGCTGGAAACGGTGTACTACGGCGCCTCGGCGATGAACCCGGTGCGCCTGAAGGAGGCGATCCGACGGTTCGGCCCGATCTTCGCGCAGTACTACGGCCAGTCCGAAGCCCCGATGGTGATCACTTACCTGCCCAAGGGTGATCACGACGACAAGCGGCTCACGTCGTGCGGTCGGCCCACCGTTTTTGCGCGGACTGCACTGCTCGATGCCGACGGAAATGAGGTGCCTCAGGGCGAAGTCGGCGAGATCTGCGTATCGGGACCGCTGGTGTCCGGCGGGTATTGGAACAAGCCGGAGGCGACGGCCGAGACTTTTCGAGACGGCTGGATGCACACCGGCGACCTGGCCCGTGAGGACGAGGACGGCTTCTGGTACATCGTGGATCGCACCAAGGACATGATCGTCACCGGCGGCTTCAACGTGTTCCCCCGCGAAGTGGAAGACGTTGTCGC is part of the Mycolicibacterium tusciae JS617 genome and encodes:
- a CDS encoding DUF3253 domain-containing protein, whose translation is MSETQLREAILALAHERAPAKTICPSDAARAVGGDQWRDLMEQARHISRDLARAGEVEIMQHGEVLDPDAQWRGPIRIRAI
- a CDS encoding DDE-type integrase/transposase/recombinase, producing the protein MIDLSRSSWHYRSHPRPRVADPVPHKDRAYPSRIGVSDRAAIAEHILAGWLTGMSVDQSFAEMWDAGVVLASRRSWWRIAAAIEDQSARPVAPTRSNNKAPRSAPVLKATGPQQIWSWDITDLRSPWRGVAFKAYSIIDIYSRKIVGWRVEERECDDMAVEMFETAFTEHGPPLVVHADSGPAMRSTVLKDLLADLGIGRTHNRPHVSNDNPYSESEFRTMKYRPNYPGVFDDLDAARAWVSAYVPWYNQHHRHSGIALFTPDEVHSGTWTRQWDRRDHALQAYYDAHPERFRNRPHTNSPSPVVGINLPAETDPNRLHAA
- the fadD8 gene encoding fatty-acid--CoA ligase FadD8; its protein translation is MSDSLLRHPIHSGHLTVGALKRNKDKPVLFLGDTTMTGGELAERISQYIQAFEALGAGTGVVSGLLALNRPEVLMILGAGQTQGYRRLSLHPLGSLDDHAYVLNDAGVTSLTIDPNPMFVERARGLLEKVPGLKQILTIGPVPEELADSDVTAVDLTAEAAKYSPKPLVAADLPPDHIGGMAYTGGTTGKPKGVIGTAQSITTMTTIQLAEWEWPERPKFLMCTPLSHAGAAFFVPTIIKGGELVVLTKFDPAEVLKTIEEQKITATMLVPSMIYALMDHPDSQTRDLSSLETVYYGASAMNPVRLKEAIRRFGPIFAQYYGQSEAPMVITYLPKGDHDDKRLTSCGRPTVFARTALLDADGNEVPQGEVGEICVSGPLVSGGYWNKPEATAETFRDGWMHTGDLAREDEDGFWYIVDRTKDMIVTGGFNVFPREVEDVVAEHPSVAQVCVIGTPDEKWGEAVTAVVVLRPDAASDEAAIATMTAEIQSAVKERKGSVQSPKQVIIVESVPVTALGKPDKKAVRAQFWEGADRAIG